The Archocentrus centrarchus isolate MPI-CPG fArcCen1 chromosome 1, fArcCen1, whole genome shotgun sequence genome includes the window TTACCATTTCTTTTCTCCAGCACTGACCCAGTGTGTCCTCTTAATCCTGCTTAAGATCAGTTTCATGACACATTTTGAGTCTCTACAAACAAACTGTCCTCATTGATATCACATATTAATGCAGCACagctatattgttttttttttcccaaaattaATTTGGCAAATTCAACAGACATTTAaggaagcaaataaaataaaataccaagTGAGTTTCAAGCATATTCACAACAAAGCCAACACTTAAAACCTGTATCACTTTTATTAAGAAAATTCAAAGTTGCTAGGTTGatcctgattggctgaaaaGTGACATTACAGCTCATCTTTGGATGTTTTATTGGTCTTTACCTCTGCAGACTCATCAGTCtcctgaaaaagaggaaaaagtgagagctgtgtatatatttttttaaagaaaaacattatagCAGCAGTAACACAAACCTTGCTATCGCCACCTTCCTCTGCATCATGACCTTCCTCATCACCCTCTCCTTCTTTCttctcatcctcctcatcctcatcctcttcctcttcctcatcctcatcatcatcctcatcatcatcctcatcatttTCCTCTTCAGGCAAAACTCCTCCAGCCTCCAGGAATTTAGAAAATGTCTCCAGGTCCCTTTTTCCAGTGTAGTCAACCatctgagagaaaaggaaaggatATAGTCTGTGTGGCTTtgtaaatctgtgtgtgtgtgtgtgtgtgtgtgtgtgtgtgtgtgtgtgtgtgtgtgtgtgtgtgtgtgtgtacctcttTGTCACCAGCTGGGAAATATTTGAGTGTTGGAAAACTCTTAACGACAACAGATTCCACTTCATTGACTGTGGCGTCCATTTTGGctatgatgatgtcatcatggtCAGCATATTTCTCACCAAGCTGATCCCAGATCGGAGCCAGTTCTGAGCAGTGTCCACACCACGGAGCATCTACACTCAgacgcacacaaacacgcatACATTGTTTGGGGGCATGACAGGGGCTTCGTTTTAATGTTGGTGTTACTGAAACACTCATTTGAACATAAGTAGCGTGTTTGTCTTAAAGCTGAATTAGAGAAAGCTGGATTATTTGAACTGTATGTTAAatatgaaggattttttttttccattttccttgtttttagACATCCAGAGAGTCTACTTCATTTCTTGGCCGCAGCTGCTTTATTGGcagtagagggagacaggaaatggggcaAAGATATAGGTGAAGACACGCAAGCAAGCTAGCGAggggccgggactcaaacccgcgccgcccgcagcGCAATGCGGCATATGCATGTGGCCACCTCcttcaccactgagccacccgggtGCCCGAGTCTACGTCAGGAAATGTGTGGGGAGAGGAAACCTGAAGTTCAGCCAAATGAAAATTAATGCCTAACTTTACCAACTTCCTGTTCAGCACCGACAGTATGGACAATAGAACTGGGCCACCTGCACATTTCATCTATAGGAGCTGCTCGGTCATAGAAACCCAAAGcatgaagctcctggcacacagtttttgttctGATGTTAAAGCCAGAGGAGGTTTCAGCATCAGCAACAACACCTCTGCTCCTGTTTGCACACTGAATAATGGCCAGAAGTGTTTCTGAAGAACGTTTCATCAAAGTGaaggtgacctttgaccttttggaTATTAAATGCCAttactttatcatttttttagacattttgtGGGTGGATTCTTGACTTCTGGCTAAAAAGTCTGAAGTCGGTTATGTTTGGCCGGCAAACTCTAATCAGTTGATCCCTGAGTGCAAGTGAACTTTTGAGTACATTTTGAAGAAATTGAAAGAAGCCAAGAGAAACCAAATTCATGAGAATGGGACCAACAGCCACAGCATacgaagaaagaaaaaaaaagaagtatgcTACTTTCCCCCAAAAATCGAAGCAGTTTTTAGAGAGTTTTTGCCCAAATCCAGATCTTTCTCCATGTGCCTGCTTTGATTACAGGAGTGGAATCAGGTGCTCAGGAGCTGAGTTTCCAGCTGCCAATCATCTGCAATCATCTTCGCCTCAAATGGTCCTTAACTCCAGCGTGCTGCCCAATCATATAATCAGCTAATAAGCTAGTTAAGCCACTCTCACGCACTACTCCATTCCCTAAACCACTTTCCACCTGCCTGACTCTAGTCACTGGTCCACTCCTCGAGAGGAcctcctctgctctccagcTCAGAGACAGATTACCTGTGTCTGAGTGTCCCTATCTTCTCTCATTGGCTCCGATCAGCCTTCCCTCGTCTCCCTTAGTGGTCAGTCTGCACGCTGCCAGCGCTGACCTTTTCCccttctccttctctgtctcaAATGCTTCCTGACGTTCTTTGTTACACCATGCTTCTGCCTCCTCTGTCCTCACTTTGGGTTCTCTGTCCAGCCTTAACACACTTGAATGTTAATGTTATCAAAGAGGCTGCATCTAAGATCAGTACCTCCTTCACTCTGTAGCTTCCTTTACACTAGTTAATCataattttgtgctttttttctgtagtttctgtagcataatattaaaatgattataAGACTttttagagggtttttttttttaatctgaagtTTTCAGCATTGTCCTTCATTGAAAATCTACCACTGATGAATGATGAATACTTTTTCCTGTCAAAGGTTTTAACTGCTGGACTGAAAACTTCTAATCTCAGTGTTTGTGCAGTGTTCCAACTTCAGGTACGCTCCTTAAAGTTAGATCAGACACCagagaaacttccagcagatTACCGACAGTCTTATTTAACGAAGTAGCTTAAATCAAGAACTAATGAATTTGGGGTTTGAAAAAGGTGATCAGATAAACTAAAGTTCACTTAAAATATGATTGAGCTTAATAATAATGAACAAGCTGATTTCACAAGCTTCCTGTccagaatttttttaaagtgcagtCTGACTTACAAAACtccacaaagacattttttgtcGGGTCCAGAGCAACGGACTCAAAGTTCTTTCCCACCAGGACTTTAACTGGTCCTTTGTCCCAGTCCTCTGGGATGTCCTCTGACTGATAGAAGGGCTGCAGAACAAAAAAAGGACAAGTTAAACTGACTGGTGCTTTTCTCctctatttgagcactcaaaaaacTTTATTAGTACACGCCTCCATCAcccacattcatacaagtgccCTTAAAacccttttactaccacaggggtcaaggccaacagtgacccctgTGTTAGTAGATTACCTTTCACTACCAGTAGTAGAAGGGTTACTCTAACATTCACAGTGCATGCACTGGGGACAACTTGGGTTTCAGAATCTTGCCCAAGGGCACTTCAACATGCAGGCTATAGAAGACAGGGATTGaacaaccttccaattagtagattaGCTGTTTTACCATCTGAGCTGTCCGCTCAGTCAATTACCATTGATGCTGCTGTTTGACTGAATCTAAAAcaatgcacgtgtgtgtgtgtgtgtgtgtgtgtgtgtgtgtgtgtgtgtgtgtgtgtgtgtgtgtgtgtgtgtgtgtgtgtgtgtgtgtgtgtgtgtgtttgtattaccTTTGCAGCACCATCCATAACCTCTTGGCACAGCTGTTGCAGTGAACTTGCTGTCAGATCCTCTGAGATTATAGCATACTTCTTTCCCGTGTCCATATTGATGATGCGTACAGTGGGGGCGTCATCCTCAGACACGCCAAAGTAGTTCAGCACGTGTGACAGGGATTCTGTGACATCAATCATGATGAACAGCATCTgcgtgacacacacacacacacgcttccaTCAGTTTAGAGGATAATGCATTGACTTCACCTTAATGATTCACATCATGGGGACTTGGTCACACATACGCACAGCAGGACAGTTACCTTGCCCTTGAACTCTTTGGCAACAGTCCTGGATTCGTCCACCAGGCTCATCTGACTCTCCACAGTGGAGTTTACGAACAGAAGGCTGTGAAGGTTGATGCCAGAGTTGAAGATTTTGTCTGCTGTCTGAAAATGcacatgcccacacacacacacacacacacacacacacaacacacacacacacacacacacacacacacacacacacacacacacacacacatattattgtgctataattttttttttaaatgtaattcagGTTTTTTATCTACAAGTGTGTTTTTAACCTCCTGCCTGAACCGaatgatcagctccaggctgTTTTGCTTGATGAAGGTGGTCACATTGTCTTTATCCAGCTTCCCTTCTGACAACACGAAGTCTGCTCTGCCATCATCAAActagcaaacacacacatgcacacacgtttacattttacattaagGAACACAATATCGATCTCCAAATCTAAAACACAGGGGTTACTGTACTTCATAAACAATTCGTCATGAAGTAGAttcattgtttgttttagtaattaatgtgtttttgtctttgtgagtTGTGCTTTTAATGTTTGATTTAATATGTCATACGGGGATGTTTTTCTTAATCCTACATACAGTATGCTTCTGTCTTTTACCTACAGTATATTTAGATGCctttgcatgtttgttttttcttgatcACCTCTACAAATCTATAAATGCCATCAACCTGCCAGGGACTGCAGGTGAAATTTAGCCAGCATGATTAAATCCGGCACATTTACATGATCAATTTAATTACTTGTGTTAATTAATGTGAATTGTCCCTTTTaaacaaagataaaaacaaaaacaaaaaacacaattgtTTTAAACCAAACCACTTTGAGCTTACTTGATTGACCTTTGCTGTGAAATAATTAATCAACAgactaaaaaaaactgaacctcAATTTTCTGATTTCAGCAAATTGTTTTAACCTGTTTTATATCAGAGTCAAGTTATTCAGAGAGCTGACTCTCTAAAAAAGAAGTTCTTTGATTCTGTCATATACCacatacaaatacaaacaaggaaaacaatatTATTCACACAATGCAAGATTCGTTgatcattttctgtcttttacatAGTTGGTTAGCCCCCGGCTGCGGACACCTGTCCAGTAATCCTTCAATGTAAGTAAGGCAAACAAGTCTTCAAAAATTTTATCTTCATGATGGTCTTTTGTGATGGGCCTCTTCTGGTATTTCTAACATCTTATCACTAAATCATTAGCTTATACAATTTGttgcaaataaatgaataattcaaatatttttcaaaGGATTTTTCAGGCTTCATCTTTCCTTTACCATCTCCTCTATGGACGATCAGGACCTTAAATCTTAAATATGCTTATTCTAAACAAAACCTCCatctatattatatattgtgcacgtgcacatgcacatgcacacgcacacgcacacacacacacacacacacacacacacacacacacacacacacacacacatatataattttttgtgatttctgatcatttttgcataactAAAAATGATCAGAACATCTCTGAGGACATTTTACTTCTGAACAGGAAAATCATACACACTGTCTCCGGGcactagatggcagcaaagCTAACACCTTCAAGCCCACTTGTATCTTTTCCTGGGCTGTCAGCTTCCCTGTAAATATTTATACCTTTTTGAAGAGCACCACAGAGCTGCCTTTCACCTCATACTTCTGGAAAACTTCTGGAGCTGCCGTGAGTGCAAACTCTGTGTCAGGCATATTCATAGCAATTTCCTTTAATACCTGAGCAGGCTCACTATCCAGGCTCtgcaggagggagggagagcagGACACAGCACCATGAAGAAGCATGCATAGATGACAATTTAATGTTAACACTAGGCAGAAACAGACCTCAAAGAATCCTATGACAGTGATGTTATGGGCTTCTATGAACTGAGCTGCAGAGTCTGCAGAGTCCAGGGCTGGAACCCCGGGGCCAGTGCGTCGCTTCAGCCACTGGATTATCCCCTTCACTGTCCTCTTACCTGGAAACAGATACAAAGCAGCTATTTCAGGTGCTTTAAAGTGACGATTCCCTAACAGTAGTTCTTAAATcaattaaaacagaaatgacaaattatttattttgaaaaagagCTTTGAGCAGAAATGTTAATAGTAGAAACAGGCAGCCAGTGCCTAATCTGTTAAGGTCCAGTTAAAAAGCTAATAAATAGTTGAAATAGATGCTAATTAAAAATGATGGTAAGTTGctgaaaaaaagctgaaaacaatGCGGAGATGTTAAGATAGCTTAGACTGATGAATAAGACAGTTCAACTGCATGAAAAAGTCTTGGATAATATCTATTTTAGTAAAATTAGGTGGTAAATAAGTGTAGAATAAGTTCAAATGAACACATCTGAATATGAAAAGTGGTGTTGATTTAGGGCTACTTTTAAATgcacagcaccagtcaaaagtttggacacaccttctcattcagtacattgtaaattaataatgAAGTCACCcggactatgaaggaacacataaggaatcatgtagtaaacctgaaagtgttaaacaaaccaaaatgtgttttagattttagattcttcatgGTAGGcactttttgctttgattacagcgttgcacactcttggcactctcagtcagcttcatgaggtaatcacctgaaatgattttccaacagtcttggaggagttcccagaggtgctgagcacttgttggctgctttgccttcactctgcggtccaactcatcccaaatcATCTCAACTGGgcttagatcaggtgattgtggaggccaggtcatctgacgcaaTACTCCATCatcctctttcttggtcaaatagccctggaggtatgtttggggtcattgccctattgaaaaacaaatgatgggcCCACTAaacacaaaccagatgggatggcatgttgctgcagaatgatgtggtagccatgctggttaagtgtgtaGGAACCATTCGCTCACCTTTTCCacatcttacaaagacatggtgtttggaaccaaagatctcaaatttggactcatcagaccaaaggacagatttccactggtctaatgtccatttcttgtgttccttggcccaagacattctcttcctcttgttgttcttcctcagaagtggcttctttgcagcaattcaaccataaagtccagattcactcagatcagatcagatctgacatcagttgatgttgagatgtgtgtgctacttgaactctgtgaagcatttaggtgggctcttatctggggtgctgttaatttgcagtttctgaggctggtaactctgatgaactcatcctgtgcaacagaggaaactcttcgtcttcctttcctggggcggtcctgatgagagccggtttcatcataacgtttgatggtctttgcgactgtatttgaggatactttcaaagttcttgaaattatttgaattgactgaccttcatttcttaaagtaatgatggactatcatttttctttacttggTTGAGTAGTTCtcgccataatatggattagaacattactcaaataggacCATTTACGATATACCAACTCGGCCTCtacacaacacaactgatggtctcaaacacattaggagggcaagaaattcaagaaatgaactcttgacaggcacagctgttaactgaaagctattccaggtgactgcctcataaagatgactgagaaaatgccaagatgtgcaaaactgtcatctaagcaagagggtGCCTACTTTAacgaatctaaaatataaaaaatattctggtttgtttaacactttcttgtttactaaataaatgtatttcttcattgtttggatgactttagtattaatctacaatgcagacactttttaaataatgaaaaatcactgaatgagaaggtgtgaccaaacgtttgactggtactgtagtttTTTGGTCTTTTGAGCCGTTTTTTGCAGTAGGACCATAGTGAGAGGGGAGTAAATGGCCTCAGGGCAGATTCAAACCAAGGCTTCTACATTAATCTTAATGCATCTGCTCTACCCAGTGAGCTAACGCAGCACCAAATGAAGGGCTACTCGACCCCATCCCACAGGGAGCCACAGCTTTGACACACAAAGATGtagaataattataataattacatTTAGCACCAACTAGGGTATAAAGATGCACCAAAAGAAATCAAATgtggaaataaaacaacaacaacaggttaAACACATACATTGGGTTTAGTGTGCAAACTGATATCTTTTAAAGGTGCTGGTAGGTGGAAAAATGCAAACCATAGATGATCAGCTGAGATGTACAATCCTAAAAAAGCTGCCTGTGTGTCTGCGCGCATGCTCACCGGTGTAGTCGACGGGCTCCTTGCGGTCTCCTCTGATGAACAGTTTCAGAGTGGGGAAGCTTCCGACGTCAAACTCTTCAGCCAGCTCTTTCTCCTCCGTGGCGTCCACTTTGGCCAAACGCAGCGCCGGCTTCTCCTGCTTCAGCACCCCAGCAGCCTCGGCGTAAATTGGCTCCAGCTGTTTACAGTGACCACACCAAGGAGCATCTACAGTACATATGAACACACACGGAGTACAATGaaagtcagagagagagagatactgAAAACTAAAGGGGTTTAACCACAGCAGCTCCTGTCCAGATACTCATGGAAATGAGCTGCTGATAGAAAAGTGGCAGTTGGGCTCAGTTCTTCTCCCCCTTGCCTCATTTCCTTGTCCTGGCCTCTCCATTTGAAACGCACGGTTCATCTGTGGGAGAGTTGAACCTGTACAACACCTGGACAGGAGGAGTCACATGTGCGATAATGCCTCAGTGCTGTTAAGGGCCAGGAAAGAAAACTTAGACAAGACATTTTTGCTTTGAAATTTGAACCCCTTGTCAACAAATTCAGATA containing:
- the pdia2 gene encoding protein disulfide-isomerase A2 translates to MKIHRLLFITLLGLLLWASCTQAEDSTDSQTESQEETSEEATEEATEEAEESKEAPKKEKTTEIEEENDVMVLHINNFERALSENQHLLVEFYAPWCGHCKQLEPIYAEAAGVLKQEKPALRLAKVDATEEKELAEEFDVGSFPTLKLFIRGDRKEPVDYTGKRTVKGIIQWLKRRTGPGVPALDSADSAAQFIEAHNITVIGFFESLDSEPAQVLKEIAMNMPDTEFALTAAPEVFQKYEVKGSSVVLFKKFDDGRADFVLSEGKLDKDNVTTFIKQNSLELIIRFRQETADKIFNSGINLHSLLFVNSTVESQMSLVDESRTVAKEFKGKMLFIMIDVTESLSHVLNYFGVSEDDAPTVRIINMDTGKKYAIISEDLTASSLQQLCQEVMDGAAKPFYQSEDIPEDWDKGPVKVLVGKNFESVALDPTKNVFVEFYAPWCGHCSELAPIWDQLGEKYADHDDIIIAKMDATVNEVESVVVKSFPTLKYFPAGDKEMVDYTGKRDLETFSKFLEAGGVLPEEENDEDDDEDDDEDEEEEEDEDEEDEKKEGEGDEEGHDAEEGGDSKETDESAEVKTNKTSKDEL